The Candidatus Abyssobacteria bacterium SURF_5 genome window below encodes:
- the lepB gene encoding signal peptidase I, whose translation MKKGRLSPWLALAFFALVLYLFDIKQIKFYLVPSESMSPTLKQSDYIAGFAADPEDILRFDIIIFTSGREDDFYVKRVIGMPGETISMFNGYVYINGRLLDEPFVKYRSTDTIVSQRIPENAYFVLGDNRVNSFDSRFLGPIPFALVEAKVKFIYNPINRIGLVN comes from the coding sequence ATGAAAAAAGGACGCCTATCCCCTTGGCTGGCGTTGGCTTTCTTCGCCCTTGTCCTTTACCTGTTCGATATCAAACAGATAAAATTTTACCTCGTCCCGTCAGAGTCGATGAGCCCGACGCTGAAACAGTCCGATTATATCGCAGGATTCGCCGCCGATCCGGAAGACATACTGCGTTTTGACATCATCATTTTTACCAGCGGGAGAGAAGACGATTTCTACGTGAAACGAGTCATCGGAATGCCGGGAGAAACCATTTCCATGTTCAATGGGTACGTGTACATCAACGGGCGCCTGCTGGACGAGCCCTTCGTCAAATATCGATCTACGGATACCATCGTTTCGCAGAGGATTCCTGAAAACGCGTATTTTGTTCTGGGCGATAACAGAGTCAACAGCTTCGACAGCAGGTTCCTCGGACCCATCCCGTTTGCTCTTGTCGAGGCAAAAGTGAAGTTCATCTATAATCCGATAAACAGAATCGGCCTGGTAAACTGA
- a CDS encoding sigma-54-dependent Fis family transcriptional regulator: MARILIADDDESMRWVLNKTFAPPKYDSDAVAVAGDALQKLRESTYDVLLMDIRMPGMSGLEALSQARLIQPDLAVIIITAYGTMMTAIEAMKWGAYDYLTKPFDVEQLELTVQKALKAQALARENLELRANLRRKYDINNLVGTSEKMQDVYKKIGRVADKDATVLIQGESGTGKEMVARAIHYNSRRSSRPFVPVNCVAIPENLLESEMFGHIKGAFTGATSNRTGKFVQAQGGTLFLDEVSDISLDLQGKLLRVLQEHEVEPVGGHGTLKVDVRVVAATNRNLDIELAEGRFREDLYYRLNVVPIKLPPLRERKEDIPELAAYFIQRFADEMNTEPRVIDPAALELLEAYSWPGNVRELENLIKRIMVMQIEQTITTEHIALALPAGGQKPAAESGASWSDLVERELLSLSSEIAIYDQLLERLEKPLIQKILARCRGNQLRAAEMLGINRNTLHKKMKKLGLK; encoded by the coding sequence ATGGCAAGGATCCTGATCGCGGACGACGACGAGAGTATGAGGTGGGTGCTGAACAAGACGTTTGCACCGCCCAAATACGATTCAGACGCGGTTGCGGTCGCCGGCGACGCACTGCAGAAGCTGAGAGAATCGACGTATGACGTGCTCTTGATGGATATTCGCATGCCGGGAATGAGTGGACTGGAAGCGCTTTCTCAGGCCAGGCTGATTCAGCCCGACCTCGCGGTTATCATCATCACGGCGTACGGAACAATGATGACGGCGATCGAAGCGATGAAATGGGGAGCGTACGACTACCTCACCAAACCGTTTGATGTCGAGCAGCTCGAGCTGACGGTTCAAAAAGCACTGAAGGCTCAGGCGCTTGCCCGCGAAAATTTGGAGTTGCGGGCTAACCTTCGCCGCAAATACGATATCAACAATCTCGTCGGCACATCCGAGAAAATGCAGGATGTGTATAAGAAGATTGGTCGAGTTGCAGATAAAGATGCAACGGTGCTGATTCAGGGCGAAAGCGGAACCGGCAAGGAGATGGTTGCGCGAGCAATTCATTACAACAGCCGCCGCTCATCGCGCCCATTTGTGCCGGTCAATTGCGTCGCTATTCCCGAGAACCTTCTGGAGAGCGAGATGTTCGGACACATCAAAGGCGCCTTCACCGGCGCCACCTCCAACCGCACCGGCAAATTCGTGCAGGCGCAAGGCGGCACTCTCTTTCTTGACGAGGTTTCCGACATCAGCCTCGATTTGCAGGGAAAACTGCTGCGCGTGTTGCAGGAACACGAGGTGGAGCCCGTCGGCGGCCATGGCACACTGAAAGTTGACGTGCGCGTGGTGGCGGCCACAAACCGGAACCTCGATATCGAACTCGCAGAAGGCCGCTTTCGAGAGGATCTGTACTACCGGTTGAATGTCGTGCCGATAAAGCTGCCTCCTCTGCGGGAGCGGAAAGAAGACATCCCCGAGCTTGCCGCTTATTTCATTCAGCGGTTTGCAGATGAGATGAATACCGAGCCGCGCGTTATAGACCCAGCCGCACTCGAACTGCTCGAAGCCTATTCATGGCCCGGGAACGTGCGCGAACTCGAAAACCTGATCAAGAGAATCATGGTAATGCAGATCGAACAGACGATAACCACCGAACATATCGCGCTCGCCCTGCCCGCCGGCGGACAGAAACCCGCCGCTGAGTCGGGCGCCTCGTGGAGCGATCTGGTGGAACGAGAATTGCTCTCCTTATCGTCTGAAATCGCCATTTACGATCAGTTGCTGGAGAGACTGGAAAAACCGTTGATCCAAAAAATTTTGGCCCGCTGCAGGGGGAATCAACTTCGAGCGGCTGAAATGCTTGGCATCAACCGCAACACTCTCCACAAAAAAATGAAAAAACTGGGGCTGAAGTAG